In Quercus lobata isolate SW786 chromosome 12, ValleyOak3.0 Primary Assembly, whole genome shotgun sequence, a genomic segment contains:
- the LOC115972019 gene encoding uncharacterized protein LOC115972019: protein MAANTFSSTRSLKVRSWQRCSKQVRERRARLYLIWRCTVILLCWHD from the coding sequence ATGGCAGCTAACACATTCTCATCAACAAGGAGTTTGAAGGTTCGATCATGGCAACGATGCTCAAAGCAAGTTAGAGAGCGGCGGGCACGGCTCTATCTCATATGGAGATGTACAGTGATTCTCCTATGTTGGCATGACTAA
- the LOC115971547 gene encoding probable glutathione peroxidase 4 yields MGGNQSVPEKSIHEFTVKDAKGKDVDLSIYKGKVLLVVNVASKCSFTDSNYTQLTEVYSKYKDKGLEILAFPCNQFLHQEPATSQEVQEFACTRYKAEYPIFQKIRCNGSDTAPVYKFLKSSKTGFAGSRIKWNFTKFLLDGEGRVIQRYGSSTSPLSIEGDIKKALGIA; encoded by the exons ATGGGTGGTAATCAGTCTGTCCCAGAAAAATCTATCCATGAGTTCACTGTCAag GATGCTAAGGGCAAAGATGTGGACCTTAGCATTTATAAAGGCAAAGTGCTTCTTGTGGTTAACGTTGCTTCCAAATG TTCGTTTACAGACTCGAATTACACCCAGTTGACTGAGGTTTAcagcaaatacaaggacaaag GTCTAGAAATCTTGGCATTTCCATGTAATCAATTTTTGCACCAAGAGCCTGCTACAAGCCAGGAGGTACAAGAATTTGCCTGCACGCGATACAAAGCTGAATATCCAATATTTCAAAAG ATACGTTGCAATGGATCGGATACCGCGCCTGTCTACAAGTTCCTCAAATCAAGTAAAACTGGATTCGCGGGGTCTAGGATAAAGTGGAATTTCACCAAGTTCTTATTGGATGGGGAAGGCCGTGTCATTCAACGCTATGGCTCATCCACTTCTCCTTTGTCCATTGAG GGTGACATCAAGAAAGCATTGGGAATTGCATGA